The Maridesulfovibrio ferrireducens genome has a segment encoding these proteins:
- the grpE gene encoding nucleotide exchange factor GrpE — MPGKKDNLEMNEEENVAPEADEAAANEMTLSEDELKALCLEHICSTCDVMEQAKEDRLRALADSENFKKRVSRETDELKKFAAENILSDLLPILDNLDLALNHAKDLDACKDFVMGVDMTRKLFLETLSRHGLEAVGKPGEDFDPNFHEAMGMAQVAELADGSVAQVMQRGYVLKGRIIRPAKVMVNKLT, encoded by the coding sequence ATGCCTGGAAAAAAAGATAATTTAGAAATGAACGAAGAAGAAAATGTCGCTCCTGAAGCTGATGAAGCTGCTGCAAATGAGATGACTTTAAGCGAAGACGAGCTGAAAGCTCTGTGTCTGGAACATATCTGCTCAACATGCGATGTGATGGAACAAGCCAAAGAAGATCGCTTAAGAGCTTTGGCTGACAGTGAAAATTTCAAGAAAAGAGTTTCCCGCGAAACCGATGAACTTAAAAAATTCGCTGCGGAAAACATCCTTTCGGATTTACTTCCTATTCTCGATAACCTTGATCTGGCTCTTAATCATGCAAAAGATTTAGACGCATGCAAGGATTTCGTAATGGGTGTAGATATGACTAGAAAACTTTTTCTGGAAACCCTTAGCAGACACGGTCTCGAAGCGGTTGGAAAGCCTGGTGAAGATTTTGATCCGAACTTTCATGAAGCAATGGGAATGGCTCAAGTTGCAGAACTTGCGGACGGCTCGGTCGCTCAAGTAATGCAACGAGGATATGTTCTGAAAGGCAGAATAATCCGTCCTGCGAAAGTCATGGTTAATAAATTAACCTAA
- a CDS encoding aminopeptidase: protein MTKLFPYEDLREYAKVLIGALELQLKSSFKNRDIIIIKYDNTATPLAEALFALLIEKHMHPVMETALTPAMKAEIYINSSYGQLTFFPPGKTELYDTARGVIRIHAPEEVDAMAEIDPLSIMANKKASNKFRQRLEKRKIYGSLAWTECVYPTQALADKAGFSLEEYTIKLMRACYLNMPSPAQEWKKISEKTSEIALWLSSMDIKTIQIQSELCDLYFSPGANRQWQGSNGGNVPSYEVYISPDCRTVNGYYFADLPSLYMDRMVYGVHLEFSDGIAIKATAMGGENFLLDQLRADGGARSVGEFSLTDSSFSRVDHFMSQTILDENFGGEFGSCHIALGQSLLETFSGPPEMLDKPFMDALGFNTSSTHWDLVNTEEKIIVANLADGKRKVIYENGVFKI, encoded by the coding sequence ATGACAAAATTATTCCCATATGAAGATTTACGCGAGTATGCCAAAGTTCTGATCGGGGCGCTTGAACTTCAATTAAAAAGTTCGTTTAAAAATCGGGACATCATTATCATAAAATATGACAACACTGCCACTCCGCTTGCAGAAGCTCTCTTTGCCCTTTTGATCGAAAAACACATGCATCCGGTAATGGAAACAGCTCTGACACCTGCCATGAAAGCCGAAATATATATAAACTCAAGCTACGGTCAACTGACATTCTTTCCGCCCGGTAAAACAGAACTGTATGACACTGCCCGCGGAGTTATCAGAATTCATGCACCGGAAGAAGTCGATGCAATGGCTGAAATTGACCCCCTGTCAATAATGGCTAACAAAAAAGCTTCAAACAAATTCAGACAGCGTCTTGAAAAAAGAAAAATATACGGCTCACTGGCATGGACTGAATGTGTTTACCCGACACAGGCTTTAGCGGATAAGGCTGGATTTTCTTTGGAAGAATACACAATCAAGCTAATGCGAGCCTGCTATTTAAACATGCCGTCTCCTGCTCAGGAATGGAAGAAAATTTCAGAAAAAACATCCGAAATAGCCCTCTGGTTAAGTTCAATGGATATCAAAACGATTCAAATACAATCAGAATTATGTGATTTATATTTTTCTCCGGGAGCAAACAGGCAATGGCAGGGATCAAACGGCGGCAATGTTCCCAGTTATGAAGTATACATCTCTCCGGACTGCCGCACCGTAAACGGATATTATTTTGCGGACCTCCCATCATTATATATGGATCGAATGGTATACGGAGTTCACCTCGAATTCTCAGACGGGATTGCTATCAAAGCAACTGCCATGGGTGGGGAAAATTTCTTGCTGGATCAATTACGCGCGGACGGCGGAGCAAGAAGTGTCGGCGAATTCTCTCTAACCGACTCAAGCTTTTCCAGAGTTGACCACTTCATGTCTCAAACTATTTTAGATGAAAACTTCGGAGGAGAATTTGGAAGCTGTCATATTGCCCTTGGGCAATCACTGCTTGAAACTTTCTCCGGTCCACCTGAAATGCTTGATAAACCATTTATGGACGCACTTGGATTCAATACATCCAGCACACATTGGGATCTTGTAAACACTGAAGAGAAGATCATTGTTGCAAATTTAGCTGACGGAAAGCGAAAAGTAATATATGAAAACGGAGTATTCAAAATTTAA
- a CDS encoding FeoA domain-containing protein, protein MSVSLRSMTKDQKGVVVSVNVSGELGRRIRDMGLIPGTEFRIVGRAPLKDPVALRMKGFTLTLRNNEADFITVKVEE, encoded by the coding sequence ATGTCAGTTTCGCTTAGGTCGATGACTAAAGATCAGAAGGGTGTAGTTGTTTCTGTTAATGTAAGTGGCGAATTGGGGCGCAGAATAAGAGATATGGGGCTGATTCCCGGAACGGAGTTCAGAATTGTGGGACGCGCTCCGCTTAAAGATCCTGTTGCACTTCGTATGAAAGGTTTTACTCTGACTCTTCGTAATAATGAAGCTGATTTTATTACCGTCAAAGTAGAGGAATAA
- the feoB gene encoding ferrous iron transport protein B — MSDKFFVAVSGQPNCGKSTMFNALTGSTARVGNYPGITVDRTEGNYTKDGVSIRLVDLPGTYSLTSYSMEEVVARNVIVDEKPDVVINMLDATSLERSLYLAVQFMEIGVPVVLGLNMMDEVKKKGIRIDSKKLSKLMGVPVIECVARRGLGTDELMQAVQQVADKTKGKWTPVNISYGHDLDPAIEEMTALIKENEFMTDRYDPHWLAVKYLEEDEIVIKNGRKAGALAEQLQAIVKRVSDHVQKTLNTYPEAILADYRYGFINSILKQGVISREDNLRFDFSDKVDTVLTHRFLGPIIMIGAMYAMFYVTFTFGAYPQGWVEDAFGWLSSTVSAVLPDGLLKSMLVSGVIDGVGAVMGFTPLILIMFAMLVFLEDLGYMARVAYMVDRVFRMFGLHGMSIMPFIMAGGLPGGCAVPAVMTCRTLRSPKERIATILTAPFMICGAKATAYIMLVSAFYPESATSVMFFLVLISWALALCVGRLLRWTALRGESTPFVMELPPYRLPTIHGVAIHTWDRVWQYIKKAGTVILAISILMWALMTFPQLTAERVDDYEAQRAQVTVESKNWDGSEYQKQVQLDKKLSVIDYSKGEEALKTSYAGRMSNAISPVTNLAGFPWQANISFIGAFAAKEVFVSTMSTAYSLGEEDPDDATTLSQKIAADPAWTPAVIWSVFIFMLVYVPCMVTVAVIIRETNWKWGLFSVFGSLGFGYSLSVLIYQVGTLLGY; from the coding sequence ATGAGTGATAAATTTTTTGTAGCAGTTTCAGGGCAGCCTAACTGCGGTAAAAGCACAATGTTTAATGCTTTGACCGGTTCTACAGCCCGAGTCGGTAACTACCCCGGCATAACTGTTGACCGGACCGAAGGGAATTATACTAAAGATGGTGTTTCGATACGTCTGGTAGATTTGCCTGGAACCTATTCTTTAACTTCTTACTCAATGGAAGAAGTTGTTGCCAGAAATGTTATTGTAGATGAAAAGCCCGATGTTGTTATCAACATGCTTGATGCAACATCTCTGGAAAGAAGTCTTTATCTGGCGGTCCAGTTCATGGAGATAGGAGTTCCTGTTGTTCTCGGCCTTAACATGATGGACGAGGTCAAGAAAAAGGGAATCCGTATAGATTCGAAAAAGCTTTCCAAGCTTATGGGTGTCCCTGTTATCGAATGCGTTGCCCGTCGTGGTCTCGGTACAGATGAATTGATGCAGGCTGTGCAACAGGTGGCCGATAAGACTAAAGGCAAATGGACTCCCGTAAATATTTCATACGGTCATGATCTTGATCCTGCAATTGAAGAAATGACAGCATTGATCAAAGAAAATGAGTTCATGACTGATCGTTATGATCCGCATTGGCTGGCGGTTAAATACCTTGAAGAAGATGAAATTGTTATCAAGAATGGGCGTAAGGCCGGAGCATTGGCGGAACAGTTGCAAGCGATCGTTAAAAGAGTTTCGGATCATGTCCAAAAAACTCTAAACACTTATCCTGAAGCTATTCTTGCCGACTATCGTTACGGGTTTATCAATTCTATTCTTAAGCAGGGTGTCATCAGCCGGGAAGATAACCTTCGATTTGATTTTTCTGATAAGGTTGATACCGTTCTGACTCATAGATTTTTGGGACCGATCATTATGATCGGTGCCATGTATGCAATGTTTTACGTAACATTCACCTTCGGGGCTTATCCACAGGGCTGGGTTGAAGACGCCTTCGGCTGGTTGTCTTCTACTGTCTCGGCAGTGCTGCCTGACGGATTATTGAAATCCATGCTCGTGTCCGGCGTAATTGACGGCGTCGGGGCTGTTATGGGCTTTACCCCGCTTATCCTTATCATGTTTGCGATGCTCGTTTTCTTAGAAGATCTCGGCTACATGGCCCGTGTTGCGTACATGGTAGACAGAGTTTTTCGTATGTTCGGTTTGCATGGAATGTCGATTATGCCATTTATTATGGCGGGTGGACTTCCCGGTGGTTGCGCTGTTCCGGCCGTTATGACTTGCCGTACATTACGGAGTCCTAAAGAAAGAATCGCGACAATCCTGACTGCTCCGTTCATGATTTGCGGTGCTAAGGCTACAGCTTATATTATGCTGGTCAGTGCCTTTTATCCTGAGTCCGCAACATCTGTGATGTTCTTTTTAGTACTTATCTCGTGGGCCTTGGCTCTTTGTGTCGGCAGACTTTTGCGCTGGACAGCTTTAAGAGGGGAATCCACTCCATTTGTAATGGAGCTTCCGCCTTACAGACTTCCAACTATTCACGGTGTTGCTATTCATACGTGGGATAGAGTTTGGCAGTATATCAAGAAGGCAGGGACTGTAATTCTCGCCATTTCAATCCTGATGTGGGCTTTGATGACTTTCCCTCAGCTTACTGCTGAAAGAGTTGACGATTATGAAGCACAGCGCGCACAGGTTACTGTTGAAAGTAAAAATTGGGATGGCTCTGAATATCAGAAACAAGTGCAGCTTGATAAAAAGTTGAGTGTTATTGATTATTCTAAAGGTGAGGAAGCTCTTAAAACCTCATATGCCGGACGCATGAGCAACGCTATATCTCCGGTAACGAATCTTGCGGGCTTCCCGTGGCAGGCAAATATATCTTTTATCGGCGCATTTGCCGCGAAAGAGGTTTTCGTCTCCACCATGTCCACTGCCTATTCACTGGGTGAAGAAGATCCTGATGATGCAACCACTTTGAGTCAGAAAATTGCAGCCGATCCAGCATGGACTCCAGCGGTTATCTGGTCGGTATTCATCTTCATGCTGGTTTATGTGCCGTGTATGGTCACGGTTGCGGTAATCATTAGAGAGACAAACTGGAAGTGGGGACTGTTCTCAGTATTCGGTTCGCTTGGATTTGGTTACTCACTATCGGTTCTGATTTATCAGGTTGGTACTTTACTAGGGTACTAA
- a CDS encoding RHS repeat domain-containing protein, whose protein sequence is MPPEDILEMMYDVVPNSILEGPEEMDSPYYYLKEFPAHERMYPSMMSPERRALWERKLREMEYEKEYLKKTKRNLHAKFIIENPELPLVKDLRKTQYGQELLAEVERNQPRQAENGTGENIRDENSRIIYTGIVLDPEAIEREYEYDNGGRLSKVLCDNAVIEHYQYGKNGERLFAETRQTKPRLFKYGQNMQLLQAGEVKYMYDNQGRMIMKTDLGQVTRYSYLESGPLHEVHLPDGRRIKYTSDPLGRRIAKSINGKVVEKYLWHDLTTLIAVTDGEGLHPKVFTYNEEGDRVSMTFEGRTFLFATNQVGTIFMVADERGYDVKRIIYDSFGNVLLDSGVRLEVCLGFAAGLTDKDTGLVHLGYREYNPTIGRFITPDPIGLAGGDVDVYGYCLDDPINFHDRTGLAGKSEEKKEGAFSKIISGLRKASTAIPKGLEGATDKSIKGIKKATTEGGKAAIKALDKGADAAGEAVGKTVDEFKKNKELQKYTKIAFGAGALPIALASGIAAGPAVSSAATSVATKIATTPGAQTVLDFTKGALVEDGLATAPGSLAEGAGELSTEAYSQITQYLESAFSKSKKSKHNEFKRNPKKAK, encoded by the coding sequence TTGCCTCCTGAAGACATTCTGGAAATGATGTACGATGTGGTGCCGAACTCAATTCTTGAGGGACCGGAAGAAATGGATAGCCCGTATTATTACCTAAAAGAATTTCCAGCTCATGAACGCATGTATCCAAGCATGATGTCCCCTGAACGCAGGGCGTTATGGGAACGCAAGCTTAGAGAAATGGAATACGAAAAAGAATATCTTAAGAAAACCAAGCGTAATCTCCACGCAAAGTTTATTATTGAAAATCCCGAATTGCCACTTGTTAAAGATTTGAGAAAAACTCAATACGGACAGGAACTGCTCGCAGAAGTGGAAAGAAATCAGCCGCGTCAGGCGGAAAATGGCACGGGCGAAAACATTCGAGATGAAAACAGCAGAATCATATACACGGGCATAGTTCTTGATCCAGAAGCGATTGAACGTGAATATGAATACGACAACGGCGGCAGACTCAGCAAAGTCCTCTGTGACAACGCTGTTATCGAACATTATCAGTACGGCAAAAACGGAGAACGGTTATTCGCGGAAACTCGGCAGACAAAGCCGCGATTGTTTAAGTACGGCCAGAACATGCAGCTTCTTCAAGCTGGCGAAGTAAAATATATGTACGACAACCAAGGCCGTATGATCATGAAAACAGATCTCGGACAGGTGACGAGATACTCGTACCTTGAATCCGGCCCGCTCCACGAAGTACATCTGCCGGACGGACGCAGAATCAAATATACCTCTGATCCTCTGGGGCGGAGAATTGCTAAATCTATCAACGGTAAGGTTGTCGAAAAATATCTCTGGCATGATTTGACCACGCTTATTGCTGTAACAGACGGGGAAGGATTACACCCGAAAGTCTTTACCTATAACGAAGAAGGCGATCGCGTCAGCATGACATTTGAAGGACGCACCTTTCTCTTTGCTACAAATCAAGTCGGCACTATCTTCATGGTTGCAGACGAAAGAGGTTATGATGTAAAGCGGATTATATATGATTCGTTTGGTAATGTGTTACTCGATAGCGGAGTCCGTTTAGAGGTCTGTTTAGGATTCGCCGCGGGACTGACAGACAAAGATACCGGACTCGTACATTTGGGATATCGCGAATATAATCCTACCATCGGCAGGTTCATAACCCCCGATCCAATCGGTTTAGCTGGCGGAGATGTGGATGTTTATGGTTACTGCCTTGATGATCCGATTAATTTTCATGACCGGACGGGATTGGCTGGAAAGAGTGAGGAAAAAAAGGAAGGAGCTTTTTCAAAAATAATCTCAGGATTACGTAAAGCTTCTACTGCGATACCGAAAGGACTTGAAGGGGCAACGGATAAAAGCATTAAGGGCATTAAAAAAGCTACTACCGAAGGTGGAAAGGCTGCGATAAAAGCTCTTGATAAGGGCGCAGATGCAGCGGGTGAGGCTGTCGGGAAAACGGTAGATGAATTTAAGAAAAATAAAGAGTTACAAAAATATACAAAGATAGCTTTCGGGGCAGGGGCACTACCGATTGCTTTGGCTTCAGGAATCGCAGCCGGCCCTGCTGTTTCGAGCGCAGCAACATCTGTTGCAACTAAGATAGCTACGACGCCGGGAGCACAAACTGTACTAGATTTTACAAAGGGAGCACTTGTTGAGGATGGGCTTGCCACAGCCCCTGGATCTCTTGCTGAAGGAGCGGGAGAACTGAGCACGGAGGCCTACTCTCAGATAACTCAATATCTCGAATCAGCATTTTCAAAATCAAAGAAGAGTAAACATAATGAGTTTAAGCGAAACCCGAAAAAGGCAAAATAA
- the clpB gene encoding ATP-dependent chaperone ClpB translates to MDPNKFTKKTNDAIAEAQSLAISNGQQQIEVEHLLLALVEQEKGIVSKILQKSGIDPATYKSAVQKEINKLPSVSGPGAQPGQVFVTPRLNRVIVEAEQAAKRMHDEFISVEHLFLAIMAEHGSTGAGKVNASFNLTKDKVLEAMTTIRGNQRVTTDNPEATYDALKKYGRDLVEEARKGKLDPVIGRDSEIRRVIRILSRRTKNNPILIGEAGVGKTAIIEGLAQRIVKQDVPEGLKDKTVFMLDMGALIAGAKYRGEFEERLKAVLKEVQESEGQILIFIDEIHTIVGAGKSEGAMDAGNLLKPMLARGELHCIGATTTDEYRKYIEKDPALERRFQTIMVEEPSVEDTISILRGLREKFEVHHGVRISDAALIEAATLSQRYISDRQLPDKAIDLIDEAAAMIRTEIDSQPYELDKINRQILQAEIEREALRREEDKASRTRLAKLEDSLTELKITQSELLEQWEKEKASIDTVRDLKSQIEQTKIEVEKAERALDYNKAAELKYSVLLELEKKLAAIEKDIQGDEDDSSTNRTRMLKEFVGPDDIAGIISRWTGIPVTRLVEGEREKLLRLEEILHARVIGQNEAVRAVSDAVIRARAGLKDPSRPIGSFIFLGPTGVGKTELCKALAESLFDTEDNIVRLDMSEYMEKHAVARLIGAPPGYIGYDEGGQLTEAIRRKPYSVVLFDEIEKAHPDVFNVLLQILDDGRLTDSHGRTVDCKNTLIIMTSNLGSHILLDGIEKDGEFKTGVAEGVMNVLRGHFRPEFLNRVDETVLFKPLLEKDLKQIVTLQLGGLRARLAEHKMSLEVTEQAKAFIAHASYDPVYGARPLRRYIQLHLETPLAKEIISGNLQEEQTVSIDANDDGLTFKNSQ, encoded by the coding sequence ATGGATCCGAATAAATTCACGAAGAAAACAAACGACGCAATTGCCGAAGCTCAATCTCTGGCCATTTCAAATGGCCAGCAGCAAATCGAAGTGGAGCACCTGCTCCTCGCCTTAGTTGAGCAGGAAAAAGGCATTGTTTCCAAAATTCTACAAAAAAGCGGTATTGATCCCGCAACTTATAAATCTGCCGTTCAAAAAGAAATCAACAAACTGCCAAGCGTCAGCGGGCCCGGTGCACAGCCCGGACAGGTATTTGTCACCCCGCGTCTTAATCGCGTTATTGTTGAAGCGGAACAGGCCGCCAAGCGCATGCACGACGAGTTCATCAGTGTCGAGCATCTGTTTCTCGCTATCATGGCCGAACACGGTTCAACCGGAGCCGGAAAAGTTAATGCTTCCTTCAATCTTACTAAAGATAAAGTTCTGGAAGCAATGACAACCATCAGAGGCAATCAGAGGGTAACGACTGACAACCCCGAAGCCACCTATGATGCCCTTAAAAAATACGGACGCGATCTTGTTGAAGAAGCCCGCAAAGGCAAACTTGATCCCGTCATCGGACGCGACTCTGAAATCAGACGTGTTATCCGCATTCTTTCCCGCCGCACAAAGAATAACCCTATTCTCATAGGTGAAGCGGGAGTCGGTAAAACTGCGATCATCGAAGGTCTGGCCCAACGCATTGTTAAACAGGACGTGCCGGAAGGACTTAAAGACAAAACCGTCTTTATGCTCGACATGGGCGCTCTTATTGCCGGAGCTAAATATCGCGGAGAATTTGAGGAACGCCTCAAAGCCGTATTAAAAGAAGTTCAGGAATCCGAAGGTCAGATTCTCATCTTCATTGATGAAATCCACACCATTGTAGGCGCGGGTAAAAGCGAAGGAGCAATGGACGCAGGAAATCTGCTTAAACCCATGCTCGCCAGAGGTGAACTGCACTGCATCGGCGCCACAACCACGGATGAATATCGTAAATATATTGAAAAAGATCCTGCTCTTGAAAGACGTTTCCAGACCATTATGGTGGAAGAGCCTTCCGTTGAGGATACCATTTCAATCCTGCGCGGACTGCGCGAGAAATTTGAAGTTCATCACGGCGTAAGAATTAGTGACGCAGCACTTATTGAAGCCGCGACACTTTCTCAACGCTATATATCGGACAGACAGCTTCCCGATAAAGCAATCGACCTTATTGATGAAGCCGCAGCCATGATCAGGACTGAAATTGATTCACAGCCATATGAGCTGGACAAAATCAACAGACAGATTCTGCAAGCTGAAATTGAGCGGGAAGCTCTCAGGCGTGAAGAAGATAAAGCTTCCCGAACCAGACTTGCGAAATTGGAAGATTCGCTCACTGAGCTTAAAATAACTCAGTCCGAATTGCTTGAACAATGGGAAAAAGAAAAAGCATCAATCGACACGGTTCGGGATCTCAAATCTCAAATCGAACAGACCAAGATTGAAGTTGAAAAAGCCGAAAGAGCACTTGATTACAACAAGGCGGCTGAGCTTAAATATTCAGTTCTTCTGGAACTTGAAAAGAAACTTGCTGCAATTGAAAAAGATATCCAAGGCGATGAGGACGATTCTTCAACAAACAGAACCCGTATGCTGAAAGAGTTCGTCGGACCGGATGACATAGCCGGAATCATCTCCCGCTGGACAGGTATTCCTGTAACCAGACTGGTAGAAGGTGAAAGAGAAAAACTGCTTCGTCTCGAAGAAATTCTGCACGCCAGAGTTATCGGTCAGAATGAAGCTGTCCGCGCTGTTTCCGATGCAGTAATCAGAGCGCGCGCCGGACTTAAAGATCCATCACGCCCCATTGGCTCATTCATATTCCTAGGCCCCACAGGCGTGGGTAAAACCGAGCTGTGCAAGGCTCTCGCGGAATCTCTGTTTGATACCGAAGACAACATAGTGCGCCTCGACATGTCCGAGTACATGGAAAAACACGCGGTTGCCCGTCTAATCGGAGCGCCTCCGGGATATATAGGTTATGACGAAGGCGGTCAGTTAACTGAAGCCATCAGAAGAAAACCTTACTCGGTTGTACTTTTTGATGAGATTGAAAAAGCGCATCCCGATGTGTTTAATGTCCTGCTGCAAATACTTGATGACGGTCGCCTAACCGACAGTCACGGTCGAACAGTGGATTGCAAAAACACGCTCATCATCATGACTTCCAACCTAGGATCACATATTCTATTGGATGGAATTGAAAAGGATGGAGAATTCAAAACTGGTGTCGCTGAAGGCGTTATGAATGTCCTGCGTGGACATTTCAGGCCGGAATTCCTTAACAGGGTTGATGAAACAGTGCTCTTCAAACCTCTGCTCGAAAAGGATCTGAAACAGATTGTAACTTTGCAACTAGGCGGACTTAGAGCGCGTCTGGCTGAACACAAAATGTCCTTAGAAGTAACAGAACAAGCCAAGGCATTTATCGCCCATGCGTCATACGATCCGGTTTACGGAGCAAGACCCCTGCGTCGATATATACAGCTCCATCTTGAAACTCCACTTGCAAAGGAAATTATCAGTGGAAATCTACAAGAGGAACAAACCGTTTCAATCGATGCAAACGACGACGGACTTACTTTCAAGAATAGTCAATAG
- a CDS encoding chaperone modulator CbpM: protein MDIKKRTEANPPSRSRRLLFAQIVEMTGLEEDTVLELISLEWVSPATTGDGHYLFGTRDLYRLSKLSRLCRDLEITAAGGSIIVDLLERVEQLEARVEEMRKLI, encoded by the coding sequence ATGGATATTAAAAAAAGGACTGAAGCAAATCCTCCCAGCCGCTCACGCAGATTGCTGTTCGCGCAGATTGTCGAGATGACCGGCCTTGAAGAAGATACTGTTCTGGAGCTGATAAGCCTTGAATGGGTATCCCCTGCCACAACGGGCGACGGGCATTATCTTTTCGGGACACGGGATCTCTATCGGCTCAGCAAACTTTCCAGATTGTGCCGTGATCTTGAAATCACCGCAGCCGGAGGCTCCATTATCGTGGACCTTCTGGAACGGGTTGAACAACTCGAAGCCCGTGTAGAAGAAATGCGCAAACTAATTTAA
- a CDS encoding DnaJ C-terminal domain-containing protein: MSVKYKDYYKLLGVSRSASKEEISKAFKKLARKHHPDLNHDNPESETKFKEINEAYEVLKDAKKRKMYDQFGADWEHGQNFQPPPGQGGRNFGGQSFGGAQGFGGGDFSDFFETIFGGAGGGRGGFSGASGFGGGGFQQRPQKGADSETTLTLTLEEAYKGGSKSISVQERTTGPGGHPMVQSKKLDVNVPAGIKDGQKIRLASQGAPGPGDGPSGDLYLKIKLAPHQLYKVEENNIILDLPLAPWEAALGSKVKVPTLDGMIEMNIPAGMGSGKKMRVKGRGLGAGAKKGDQFVRVMVQVPVADSDEIKKLWAELSEKTEFSPRSF; encoded by the coding sequence ATGAGTGTTAAATATAAAGACTACTACAAACTTCTGGGAGTTTCGCGCTCCGCCTCTAAAGAGGAAATATCAAAAGCATTCAAGAAGCTGGCGCGCAAGCATCATCCTGACTTGAATCATGATAATCCTGAGTCTGAAACGAAGTTTAAAGAAATAAATGAAGCTTACGAAGTCTTAAAAGACGCAAAAAAACGTAAGATGTACGATCAGTTCGGAGCAGATTGGGAACACGGCCAGAACTTCCAGCCACCTCCGGGACAGGGCGGCAGAAATTTCGGCGGACAAAGTTTCGGGGGAGCACAAGGATTCGGAGGCGGAGATTTCAGTGACTTCTTCGAAACTATTTTCGGAGGAGCTGGCGGTGGTAGAGGCGGATTTTCCGGAGCTTCCGGATTCGGAGGCGGCGGTTTTCAGCAACGTCCCCAAAAAGGAGCCGACTCGGAAACAACTCTGACTCTGACCTTGGAAGAAGCCTATAAAGGCGGCTCAAAATCTATTTCAGTTCAGGAACGCACAACCGGTCCCGGCGGGCATCCGATGGTCCAGTCAAAAAAACTGGATGTGAATGTACCTGCCGGAATTAAAGACGGACAAAAAATACGTCTTGCCAGTCAAGGCGCACCCGGCCCGGGCGACGGACCATCCGGAGATCTTTATCTGAAAATAAAATTGGCTCCCCACCAACTTTACAAGGTGGAAGAAAACAATATTATTTTAGATCTTCCACTTGCACCGTGGGAAGCAGCCCTTGGCTCAAAAGTTAAAGTTCCTACTCTTGACGGAATGATCGAAATGAATATTCCGGCAGGCATGGGAAGCGGCAAAAAGATGAGAGTTAAAGGAAGAGGCTTAGGTGCCGGAGCTAAGAAAGGCGATCAGTTTGTCAGAGTAATGGTTCAAGTGCCTGTTGCAGATTCAGATGAAATTAAAAAACTCTGGGCGGAATTGTCAGAAAAGACAGAATTCAGCCCAAGGTCATTCTAA
- a CDS encoding rhomboid family intramembrane serine protease has protein sequence MIPIRDNVPCLIRPYVLWTLMTANITTFFMEQFLAPGAKLTLFHLLGVVPARYINPEWALAAGYPSAGVLPFFTYMFLHSGWIHIILNLWMLWIFADNIEDAMGHARFFVFYTICGLAAIAVQVMLTPSANVPIIGASGAVAGIMGAYFVLYPHGRVLTLVPIIIFPLFFKIPAGLFLGIWFTIQIFSGFTEHMSGGAQQIAWGAHVGGFVTGLILVRFFIKKDRCKYCYDPAKKDYELPEDF, from the coding sequence ATGATCCCAATCCGCGATAACGTTCCATGTCTGATACGCCCTTATGTTCTCTGGACATTAATGACGGCAAACATCACTACATTTTTTATGGAGCAGTTTCTTGCCCCGGGTGCAAAACTGACTCTTTTCCATTTACTCGGAGTGGTTCCGGCCCGCTATATTAATCCTGAATGGGCACTTGCAGCAGGTTATCCCTCTGCCGGGGTACTTCCTTTTTTTACCTATATGTTTCTACACAGCGGATGGATTCACATCATACTGAATCTGTGGATGCTCTGGATTTTTGCAGATAACATTGAAGATGCCATGGGCCATGCCAGATTTTTTGTCTTCTACACAATCTGCGGACTGGCAGCCATTGCAGTTCAGGTGATGCTCACTCCATCTGCAAACGTTCCTATCATCGGCGCATCAGGCGCAGTTGCGGGAATAATGGGAGCATACTTTGTTCTCTATCCTCACGGACGGGTGTTAACACTCGTCCCCATCATTATTTTTCCGCTTTTTTTTAAAATACCTGCCGGACTTTTTTTAGGAATCTGGTTTACTATCCAAATTTTTTCAGGATTTACAGAACACATGTCAGGCGGTGCGCAGCAAATTGCTTGGGGAGCACACGTAGGAGGGTTCGTTACAGGTTTAATTCTAGTCCGCTTTTTCATAAAAAAAGACCGCTGCAAATACTGCTATGATCCCGCTAAAAAGGATTACGAACTGCCCGAAGATTTTTAA